One Campylobacter concisus DNA segment encodes these proteins:
- a CDS encoding MATE family efflux transporter has protein sequence MKNLTNEQRFFSNADLARLFFPIAVEQFLEYSLGLANSLMAASVSESAVSAVSLVEFVMALFISIFTAIATGGSVVASQYLGSKQSGNARNTADQLVWFSLIFAIFIAIAIILLKDLILDKVFGDIGEQVRSDASHYLVFSAISAPFLAVYAAAAAIFRTMSNAKLPMYIMAAANLLNVLLTAISIYTFHTGVLGIAISTLIARAIACFVIVYLLLDIKLKLHIRKSLVYKFDYEIIKKILNIGVPYGFENSMFYVGRIIVLSLVSLFGTASIAANAVGGTIVMFQVLPGMAIGTGLSVVVARCIGANDFNQAKFYVRKSMLSIYIVQLFSTAVVLLLLEPLLGVYNLSSEAINLTRQIVWYHGIAMCLIWPLAYTYPTVFRAAGDAKYPMIVNLACMFTCRIVLAYIFALTFDLGMIGTWFAMFADWAVKAVLFVRRYANGTWMKFRAI, from the coding sequence TTGAAAAATTTGACAAACGAGCAGAGATTTTTCTCAAATGCCGACCTTGCAAGGCTATTTTTCCCTATCGCCGTAGAGCAGTTTTTAGAGTACAGCCTAGGGCTTGCAAACTCGCTAATGGCAGCAAGTGTTAGCGAAAGTGCGGTAAGTGCGGTAAGCCTTGTGGAGTTTGTCATGGCGCTATTTATTAGCATATTTACCGCCATAGCCACTGGTGGCTCGGTGGTCGCTAGCCAGTATCTAGGTAGCAAACAAAGTGGCAATGCCAGAAATACCGCCGATCAGCTAGTTTGGTTTAGCCTAATTTTCGCCATATTTATAGCCATTGCCATTATCCTTTTAAAAGACCTCATCTTAGATAAAGTCTTTGGCGATATCGGCGAGCAAGTAAGGAGTGATGCTAGCCACTATCTCGTTTTCTCCGCCATTTCAGCGCCCTTTCTAGCAGTCTATGCAGCAGCTGCGGCGATCTTTCGCACGATGTCAAACGCAAAGCTACCTATGTATATCATGGCGGCTGCAAATTTACTAAATGTGCTGCTAACTGCCATTAGCATCTACACATTTCACACAGGGGTGCTTGGCATCGCCATTAGCACGCTCATAGCAAGAGCGATCGCTTGCTTTGTCATCGTCTATCTACTACTTGATATCAAGCTAAAACTTCACATAAGAAAGAGCCTTGTCTATAAATTTGACTACGAGATCATCAAGAAAATTTTAAATATCGGCGTGCCTTATGGCTTTGAAAATTCGATGTTTTATGTGGGTCGTATCATCGTTTTGAGCCTTGTTTCGCTCTTTGGCACGGCAAGCATCGCTGCAAATGCCGTGGGCGGGACGATCGTGATGTTTCAGGTGCTCCCTGGCATGGCGATAGGCACAGGTCTAAGCGTCGTCGTGGCTAGATGCATCGGTGCAAATGACTTTAATCAGGCTAAATTTTACGTGAGAAAATCGATGCTAAGCATCTACATCGTGCAGCTTTTTAGCACGGCTGTAGTTTTACTGCTTCTTGAGCCGCTGCTTGGCGTTTATAATCTCTCAAGCGAGGCCATAAATTTAACAAGGCAGATCGTCTGGTATCACGGCATCGCGATGTGCCTCATCTGGCCGCTTGCCTACACCTATCCGACCGTTTTTCGAGCTGCTGGGGACGCAAAATATCCGATGATAGTAAATTTAGCCTGCATGTTTACCTGCAGGATCGTGCTAGCTTATATATTTGCGCTCACGTTTGATCTTGGTATGATAGGCACTTGGTTTGCGATGTTTGCCGACTGGGCGGTAAAGGCGGTGCTCTTTGTGCGCAGATACGCAAATGGCACGTGGATGAAATTTCGAGCCATTTAA
- a CDS encoding acyl-CoA dehydratase activase, whose protein sequence is MHSIGIDIGSTSAKVAVMEASGEIKELFLLPTGWSSADTAMLIKERVLALGLGELYFVATGYGRVSVPYADKTLTEITCHALGAHYFCKSDCTVIDVGGQDTKAIKIENGSVTDFTMNDKCSAGTGKFLEVMSNRLGVRFDELTRLAKNSDKDIAISSMCTVFAESEIISLIAQNVSRENIAKAVIVSAINKISNLVKKQANTSYFLSGGFSKSEYVRENLEACLQASVTTHKDAIYCGAIGAGLAGIRNLRREDGNK, encoded by the coding sequence ATGCACTCAATCGGAATCGATATAGGCTCAACATCTGCAAAAGTAGCAGTCATGGAAGCTAGCGGCGAGATAAAGGAGCTATTTTTACTCCCAACTGGCTGGAGCAGCGCAGATACGGCCATGCTTATAAAAGAGCGAGTTTTAGCTTTAGGCCTTGGCGAGCTTTATTTTGTAGCGACAGGCTACGGCAGAGTCTCAGTGCCATACGCTGATAAAACGCTTACAGAGATCACCTGTCACGCACTTGGGGCGCACTACTTTTGCAAAAGCGACTGCACCGTTATAGACGTGGGCGGCCAAGATACGAAGGCTATCAAGATTGAAAATGGCTCAGTGACGGACTTTACAATGAATGATAAATGCTCAGCCGGCACTGGTAAATTTCTTGAAGTGATGTCAAACCGCCTTGGAGTTAGATTTGATGAGCTTACACGCCTTGCTAAAAATAGCGACAAAGATATCGCCATAAGCTCGATGTGCACGGTCTTTGCGGAGTCTGAGATCATAAGTCTCATCGCTCAAAACGTCTCACGAGAAAATATCGCAAAAGCGGTGATCGTCTCAGCTATAAATAAAATTTCAAATTTGGTCAAAAAACAGGCAAATACGAGCTATTTTCTAAGCGGTGGCTTTAGTAAGAGCGAGTATGTGAGAGAAAATTTAGAAGCGTGCTTGCAAGCTAGCGTCACCACGCACAAAGACGCGATCTACTGCGGTGCGATCGGCGCTGGCCTTGCAGGGATAAGAAATTTAAGGAGAGAAGATGGCAATAAATGA